A section of the Alkalihalobacillus sp. LMS39 genome encodes:
- a CDS encoding GH1 family beta-glucosidase, which translates to MAIIQFPKEMKWGAATASYQIEGAVDKDGRGLSIWDTFSKTPGKVVNGDNGDVACDSYHRYKEDVAIMKDLGISMYRFSVSWPRIFPNGTGEVNKKGLEYYHNLVDELLANGIEPLCTLYHWDLPQALQDKGGWDNRETIDAFVEYAELMFKEFKGKIKYWITFNEPWCVSFLSNFIGAHAPGYQDLQLATNVAHHLLVAHGKTVKSFRQLGVEGQIGYAPNVEWNEPYSNKQEDIDACRRAGAWFIEWFFDPVFKGSYPQFMVEWFEKKGVKVKIEDGDMETIHQPIDFLGINYYTGSVGKYAENSGLFDHERVDAGYQKTDIGWNVFPEGFYKVLTYITEKYGQVPIYITENGSCYNDEPENGVVNDQGRIDYLQQHLISLNRSIKSGVNIKGYLTWSLLDNFEWAEGYTMRFGIVHVNYRTLERTKKNSFYWYKQTVANGWFEVK; encoded by the coding sequence GTGGCAATTATTCAATTTCCGAAAGAGATGAAGTGGGGAGCAGCAACCGCTTCTTATCAAATAGAAGGTGCTGTTGATAAAGACGGCAGAGGACTTTCCATTTGGGATACTTTTTCAAAAACACCGGGCAAGGTTGTGAATGGCGATAACGGTGATGTTGCTTGTGACAGTTATCATCGTTACAAAGAAGATGTAGCCATTATGAAAGATTTAGGGATTAGCATGTACCGCTTTTCCGTATCGTGGCCACGGATTTTTCCGAATGGTACAGGGGAAGTGAACAAAAAAGGACTGGAGTATTACCACAATTTAGTGGATGAATTACTAGCCAATGGCATTGAACCATTATGTACATTGTATCATTGGGATTTGCCCCAAGCTCTTCAAGATAAAGGTGGTTGGGATAACCGTGAAACAATCGATGCGTTTGTCGAGTATGCTGAGCTAATGTTTAAAGAGTTTAAAGGGAAAATTAAATATTGGATTACATTTAATGAACCATGGTGTGTCTCCTTTTTATCAAACTTTATTGGGGCACACGCACCCGGATACCAAGACTTACAACTAGCTACAAATGTAGCGCATCATCTTCTTGTTGCTCATGGTAAAACGGTAAAATCGTTTAGACAGCTTGGTGTGGAAGGTCAAATCGGTTATGCACCAAATGTAGAATGGAATGAACCGTATAGCAATAAGCAAGAAGATATCGATGCGTGTCGACGAGCAGGTGCTTGGTTTATTGAGTGGTTTTTTGACCCAGTATTTAAAGGTTCCTATCCACAGTTTATGGTGGAATGGTTTGAGAAAAAAGGTGTAAAAGTGAAGATAGAAGATGGTGACATGGAAACGATTCACCAACCAATCGACTTTTTAGGGATTAACTATTACACAGGTAGCGTTGGGAAGTATGCTGAAAATAGTGGATTGTTTGATCATGAGCGTGTCGATGCAGGCTATCAAAAAACAGATATCGGTTGGAATGTTTTTCCTGAAGGATTTTATAAAGTGCTAACTTATATTACTGAGAAATATGGTCAAGTTCCTATCTACATTACTGAAAATGGTTCTTGTTATAATGATGAGCCTGAAAACGGTGTAGTAAATGACCAAGGGAGAATCGATTATTTACAACAACATTTAATTTCCTTAAACCGAAGTATTAAATCAGGTGTAAACATTAAAGGGTACTTAACATGGTCTTTATTAGATAATTTTGAATGGGCAGAAGGATACACGATGAGATTCGGTATTGTTCATGTTAACTATCGTACATTAGAGCGGACAAAGAAAAACAGTTTTTACTGGTATAAACAAACCGTGGCAAATGGCTGGTTTGAAGTTAAATAA